The genomic interval CAGCGGAGGAAACGAAGACGCCGCGCTTAAACCGCGGCCTTGTTCTCGCTGACGGCGGTGACGCGATCGAGGGGGACGGTCGGCCCGGCGTCGAGCTTCAGCCGGGCCTCGCCCTCGACGATCGTCACCCGCTCGACGACGCCGGCGACGGCGGTGCCGTCGCCGCCGAGGGCCTCGATCCGCTTGCCCAGCATGCCGCTGGCCTGATTCATCGAGCTTTGGAGCGTGAGGCTCTCCAGCGTGGTCTGCAGCGACTGCTGGCTCTCGATGTTCCGCAGGCTGGAGACCTGCTCGATGAGCTGCTGCGTGTCGTTGGGCTCGAAAGGGTCCTGCTGCGAAAGCTCCTGCAGGATGATCTTCATGAAGCCCTCGTTGTCGAGGGAGCCGAGGCCGCCGGGGTCGGCGGCGGCGGGCGTGGCGGGCGCGGAGCCGCCGCGGAGGGCGTTGAGGTCGAGGCCGCTGGCGATGGCAGACATGGCGGGTTCCGGGAGGGATCAGCGGCCGAGGAGGTCGCCGAAGGAGCGGTTGAGGAAGGAGCGGGGCGGGGCGGGTGTCCGTTCGTCGGCTTCGCGCTGCTGGCGGGTGTGGCCCCGGCTCCGGCCCTCGTCGGGGGTGGAGCCGGAGTCGCGGGCGGAGCCGCTGGCGTCGCGGCCGCCGCTGGGATCACGCCCCGCCTCCGACTGCGTGTTCCCCGCGGAGGCACCGGCCGATCCGGCGCTGAGCTTGTCGACGGAGAGCCCCTGAGCCTCCAGCGACGCCCGCAGCTGCGGGAGCTGTTGCTGGAGCAACTCTCGTGCCGCCGCGTTGTCGGCCTGGAAGTGCGCGGCGACGCGGCCGCCGCTCATGTCCAGCTGGACCCGGACGGTGCCGAGTGACTCGGGCGTCAGGCGGAGGGTGACGGCGCCGCCGCCTTGCGAGACGGCGGAGCGGAGGCCGCGGGTGAGGCGGCCGGCATTGAGCTCGTCGGGCGCGGCGACGGCCTCGCCGGAGCTCGGCGTTGCCGCGGCGCCGGGCGGGGCGCCGGCGACGCGGTCGACGCTCATCGGCCCGCGGTCCACCGCGGGGGCGTTGACGGGAGCCGGGGCGGCGGGGTCGGCCGCGGGGCCGGGAGCGGCCCCGCCGGCCGGGCCACCGGCCGCGGGCCGGGCGGAGGCGGGACCGGCCGGGTCCGCCGCCTCGCCGCCGGCGGGGCCGGCGGCCGCGGCCGCGGCCGCCGCGGAAGCGGCGACGCCGGCAGGTCGAACCGCCTCGGCGTCCGCGGGCGCGGCATCGGCAGCGACGACCGCTGCGCCGGCGCCGCTCGCCTTGGCCCCGCCCGTCGCGGGATTTGCGGGGGCGGACCTGCCCGGCCCCGGCTGGGACGCCGCGGTGGTGGCGGTGGCGGCGCCGACCGCCGCCACCGGTGCCGCCGCACGCCGAGCGTCGGCGACTCCCTCGGCGCCGGCCGGCGGTGCGGCCAGCTCGGTGCTGAAGCGGAAGGCGAACGCGTCGTCGAGAGCCTCGATCTCCGACGCCACCTCGGCGTCGAGCTCGGCCTCCGCGGCAGCGGCCTCGTCTCCCGGAGCGGCGGGCTCCGCGGGAGCGGCCTCGCCAGCCGCCGCGGCACGCTCTTTTGGCGCCGCCTCTGGCGGGGCGTCCGGCGCCTCGGCCGGGGCTCCAGCCTCCGCCCGCTTCGCCTCCTCTTGCGGCGGAGCTTCGGAGCGCGTGGCCTCCGCCCGCCCGGGCGAGCGGGCCTCGCGCAGCCGGTCCTCGAAGCCGGACCGCGGCCGCGGCTCCGCGTCCGCCCGCCGCGGCTCTTTGGGTCGCGGCTCGGCGGCGGCGGGGGGCGGAGCGGAGGGCGGCGGCGGGAGGGCGATCATGCTGCGGAGGCGCTTTTCTTGGGGAGTCAGCCGCCGGGCAGGGGCGGGGGAGCGGCGGCGGGAGCGGCGGGAGCGGCGGCAACGGCCTCGGAGAGCCGGTCGGTGCCGGCGTTGCGGAGCGCCTCGACGAGGTCCGCGGCGACCGCGACCTCCGCGGGGCTCTTGAAGGCCTTGAGCACCGCGGCGCGGTTCCGCAGCGGCATCGCGGCGAGCCAGGAGACGACCTCTTCGGCCTTGCCCTCCTCAAGCAACCGCTGTGCCACGCCCTTGGCCTGCTTCGCCGGCAGCGCCGTGAAGGTGGCGACCGCCCGCTGGAAGTCGGCGTCGTCCCGCTGCGCACGCTCCGCCTCCAAGAGCGCAGCAACGGCCTGCTCCCGTGCGCGGATCTCCTCGAGCCGCTCGTCCACCCAGGCCCGGTCCTGCGCCATCCGCTCGCCGATGGCGTCGCCCTCCTCCCGCATCCGCTCGAGCCGGTGCAGGACCAGCTGCTCGCCGGAGAGCCGCTCGGCGAGGCGCTCTTCCAGCGGCTGCGGGCCGTCGGAGACCGAAGCGAGGTACGTGAGGTCCCGCTGCGTCGCCAGCGTCTCCGCCTCGAGCGTCGCCTCGGCCTCCGCGGCACGGGCCGCCTCGGCGACGGTCGGCTTGAAGAGATCGATCGCCTCGCGGACCCGCTCGCCGGAGAGGCGTCCGCTGGCCGCGAGCCAGACGCCGCCGGCGGTCGCCGCGAGCAGGTGGACGGCCACCATCAGCACGATGACCGCCGCCAGCGTTCTCAAGCCGGCGCCCCGGCCAGCACGCCGCGGCGGCCGGACAGCCGCTCCTGGAAGAAGCGCGTCGCGGAAAGGTCGTCCAGCGCGGCCTCCTCGCTGCGCTCGCGGGCCCGGCGACGGGCCCGGAGCTCCTGCTCGGCGAGCAGCTCCAGCGACCGGCGGCGCCGAACGGCCTCGTTGAGCTTGACCCGGCCGCCCGCCAGCTCACGCTCCAGCTGGGCGAGCCTGCCGACGAGCTCGCGGCCGCGGCCGGCGGTGTCGCCGCAGTAACGCGCGACCGCTCCGACCGCACCCAGATCGACCCGGCCCAACAAGCTCTCGCCGAGTTTCCGCTTGGATGCGTCGAGCGTCTCCTGCATCCGGCGGAGCTCGTCCATCAGGATCATCCGCAGGCGGAGCGTCCGGGCGACCGCCTGCTGCGCCGACGTCTCGGCGGCGGAGGCGGCGGTGAGGGCGGCGTGGTAGCGGGTGGAAGGGGCGGCCATGATGGGGTTCAAGGTGGGGGGCGGCTTCTCGGGCCCGCGGCGATTATCGGCCGGAGCCCGGCGGAAGCTGCAGATCGACGCCGCGCTTCAGCGGCGCGGCGACGCCGCCGGCTCGTCCGCCATCGCGGCGAGCGCCAGCAGCTGCGCCCGGGTTGCGGCGAAAGCCGGCGAGGCGCTGCGGCTGGCCAGCCCCTGCCGCAGGAAGGTGTCCATCGCCGGCTTCATCGCGATCGCGCGGTCCGCTTCGGGCCGGGAGCCCGCGGCGTACGCCCCGACCGCGACGAGGTCTTCGACGTCGCGGTGGGCGGCGAGCAGCCGCAGGACCTCCAGCCGGGCCGCGTCGTGCTCGGCATCGACGACGTGCGGGGCCACGCGGCTGATCGAGGCGCAGCAGTCGATCGCCGGGTGGTGGCCCCGCTCGGCGAGCTTGCGGTCGAGCATGAGGTGGCCGTCGAGCACGCCCCGGCACGCCTCGGAGACCGGATCGGCCCCGGCTTCCTCGCCCTCGACGAGCACGGCATAGAGCGCGGTGATGCTGCCGACGCCCCCCGCCCCGGGACCGGCCCGCTCGAGCAGGCGCGGGAGCGCCGCGAAGACGCTCGGCGGGAAGCCGCGCGTCGCCGGCGGCTCGCCCGCCGCCAGGCCCACCTGCCGCTGCGCCTGCGCGAAGCGGGTGACCGAATCCATGAGCAGCAGGACGTCGGCCCCGCCGTCGCGGAAGTGCTCGGCCACGCAGGTCGCGGCGCGGGCGGCCCGGAGGCGCATCGGTGCCGGCTCGTCCCCGGTCGCCACGACCACGACCGAGCGGGCCAGGCCCTCGGGTCCCAGCGTCCGCTCCACGAACTCGTTGACCTCGCGCCCCCGCTCGCCCACGAGGCCGACGACCACGACGTCGGCCGCGCAGCCGCGGGCGCAGGCGGCCAGCAGCGTGCTCTTGCCGACGCCCGGCGGCGCGAAGATGCCCATCCGCTGGCCGCGGCCCAGCGGCATGAGGCCGTCGATCGCCCGCACGCCGGTCGCGAGAGGCTGCCCGATGAGGGCCCGGCCGCAGGCCCCCGGCGGTGGCGCCTCCAGCGCCCGCGGCGTCCAGCCTCGCAGCGGCCCGCGTCCGTCGATCGGCCGGCCCAGCGCGTCGAGCACGCGGCCGAGCAGGCAGCCGCCGACCGGGAAGGTCGCCGCGGCCGAGGCCTGCTCCGCGTGGGCCGGATCGCCGGGCCGCAGCCCGTCGGCCTCGGCCAGCGGCAGCAGCACCGCCCGCCCGCCCTCGAAGCCCACCGCCTCGGCGGGGACCGCCGGCCGGCCGCCGCCGCGGACCAGCCGCACGGTGGTGCCGATCGCGACGGCGAGCCCCTCCACGCACACCGACATCCCGCGGATCTCCGAGACGCGCCCGCTCAGCCGCGGGGCCACCGCCGCCTCGATCGCGGCGAGACGCTCTGCCGTTCTCACGCTCCCTCCCCCGCGGCGGCACCCTCCGCCGCCGCCGGGGCCGCCTCCTCCGGCGGCCGCCCCTCCGCCGCTTCCGCCGCCTCCGCCCGCTCCCCCAGCAGCAGCACGGCCAGCCGCTCCAGCTTCGTCGCGACGCCCGCGTCCACCCGCCCCGCCCCGTGCGTCACCACGCAGCCCCGCGGCGGCACCGCCGCGTCCGCCTCCACCCGCACCGCCCCGCCGCCGGCGGCCGCGAGATCCGGCAGCGCGGCCTTCACCCGCTCGAGCTCCTCGGGCGCGACGCGCACCACCGCCTGCACCGGCTCGAGCACGTGCGACAGCGCCTCCCGCACCGCGTCCACCGCCGCGTCGGGCTGCGTGTCGAGGTGACGCGCCACCACCTTCTCCGCCAGCGCCAACGCCAGCCGCAGCACCGCCGTCTCCGCCTCGAGCCGCACGCTCTCCCGCACCGACGCCACACCCTCGGCGGCTTCCTTCCACACAGCGGCCACGTCCGCCAGTCGCGCCGACTCCGCCTCGCGCGCCTCCTCCCGCCCCGCCTCCAACCCCGCCGCGTGCCCCTGGGCCCGGCCCGCCGCCTCGCCCTCCTCGCGGGCCGCCGCCTCCGCCACCGCCGCCAGGCCGGCCGCCTGCTCCTTCGCCGCCTCCAACACCCCCTCTGCCTCGGCCCGCACCGCCTCACGCAGCCGCTGGGCCTGCCGACCCAGGTCGGTCAGGTCAAGGACGACGGCGTGGGGCGAGCCGGCGGGATTCTTCTTGAGCAGCGGCATGGGGGCGGCACGGGGAGGCGTAAGCGGGGGAAGAGGACAAGAGGTCGATCAAGCGTGCCGGC from Phycisphaera mikurensis NBRC 102666 carries:
- a CDS encoding flagellar hook capping FlgD N-terminal domain-containing protein, whose protein sequence is MSAIASGLDLNALRGGSAPATPAAADPGGLGSLDNEGFMKIILQELSQQDPFEPNDTQQLIEQVSSLRNIESQQSLQTTLESLTLQSSMNQASGMLGKRIEALGGDGTAVAGVVERVTIVEGEARLKLDAGPTVPLDRVTAVSENKAAV
- a CDS encoding flagellar hook-length control protein FliK, yielding MIALPPPPSAPPPAAAEPRPKEPRRADAEPRPRSGFEDRLREARSPGRAEATRSEAPPQEEAKRAEAGAPAEAPDAPPEAAPKERAAAAGEAAPAEPAAPGDEAAAAEAELDAEVASEIEALDDAFAFRFSTELAAPPAGAEGVADARRAAAPVAAVGAATATTAASQPGPGRSAPANPATGGAKASGAGAAVVAADAAPADAEAVRPAGVAASAAAAAAAAGPAGGEAADPAGPASARPAAGGPAGGAAPGPAADPAAPAPVNAPAVDRGPMSVDRVAGAPPGAAATPSSGEAVAAPDELNAGRLTRGLRSAVSQGGGAVTLRLTPESLGTVRVQLDMSGGRVAAHFQADNAAARELLQQQLPQLRASLEAQGLSVDKLSAGSAGASAGNTQSEAGRDPSGGRDASGSARDSGSTPDEGRSRGHTRQQREADERTPAPPRSFLNRSFGDLLGR
- a CDS encoding flagellar FliJ family protein; the protein is MAAPSTRYHAALTAASAAETSAQQAVARTLRLRMILMDELRRMQETLDASKRKLGESLLGRVDLGAVGAVARYCGDTAGRGRELVGRLAQLERELAGGRVKLNEAVRRRRSLELLAEQELRARRRARERSEEAALDDLSATRFFQERLSGRRGVLAGAPA
- a CDS encoding FliI/YscN family ATPase, translated to MRTAERLAAIEAAVAPRLSGRVSEIRGMSVCVEGLAVAIGTTVRLVRGGGRPAVPAEAVGFEGGRAVLLPLAEADGLRPGDPAHAEQASAAATFPVGGCLLGRVLDALGRPIDGRGPLRGWTPRALEAPPPGACGRALIGQPLATGVRAIDGLMPLGRGQRMGIFAPPGVGKSTLLAACARGCAADVVVVGLVGERGREVNEFVERTLGPEGLARSVVVVATGDEPAPMRLRAARAATCVAEHFRDGGADVLLLMDSVTRFAQAQRQVGLAAGEPPATRGFPPSVFAALPRLLERAGPGAGGVGSITALYAVLVEGEEAGADPVSEACRGVLDGHLMLDRKLAERGHHPAIDCCASISRVAPHVVDAEHDAARLEVLRLLAAHRDVEDLVAVGAYAAGSRPEADRAIAMKPAMDTFLRQGLASRSASPAFAATRAQLLALAAMADEPAASPRR
- a CDS encoding FliH/SctL family protein; protein product: MPLLKKNPAGSPHAVVLDLTDLGRQAQRLREAVRAEAEGVLEAAKEQAAGLAAVAEAAAREEGEAAGRAQGHAAGLEAGREEAREAESARLADVAAVWKEAAEGVASVRESVRLEAETAVLRLALALAEKVVARHLDTQPDAAVDAVREALSHVLEPVQAVVRVAPEELERVKAALPDLAAAGGGAVRVEADAAVPPRGCVVTHGAGRVDAGVATKLERLAVLLLGERAEAAEAAEGRPPEEAAPAAAEGAAAGEGA